In Macaca fascicularis isolate 582-1 chromosome X, T2T-MFA8v1.1, one DNA window encodes the following:
- the LOC102127506 gene encoding sperm protein associated with the nucleus on the X chromosome N1 yields the protein MEQPTSSTNGEKRKSPCESNNNNKNDEMQETPNRDLAPKQSLKKTKTSEYPTLLMFPYKKFKKISSSQVENYQSPGNTIYPIQEEEEEDLDSFEGSSQEGGED from the exons ATGGAACAGCCAACTTCAAGCACCAatggggaaaagaggaagagCCCCTGTGaatccaacaacaacaacaaaaatgatgaG ATGCAGGAGACACCAAACAGGGACTTAGCCCCCAAACAGagtttgaaaaagacaaaaacatcaGAATATCCAACATTATTAATGTTTCCCTACAAGAAGTTTAAGAAAATAAGTTCAAGTCAAGTGGAGAATTACCAATCCCCAGGGAACACCATCTATCCAAttcaagaggaggaggaggaagacctAGATTCATTTGAAGGATCTTCACAGGAGGGTGGGGAGGACTAG